The genomic DNA CTCGGCACGCCGCGGGGACCGGCACGTTCAACTGCCGCCCGGGCAGCCGCAAGTACCGCCGCGGGATGGTCAAGCTTGATCGGGCCGCCGACCTGAAGGTTCCCGCTGCGCTGGCGGTTGATTCGGTGCGATACACGATCACCGACGCCGGGGCCAGGGCCCGTTGGGCCAACGGTGTTGCGGCTCCCTTGATGGCGGGAGCATTCGCGGTGGCCTGGGAATCGGACAATACCGAGTTGACCTGTGAGCTGATCGAATACCACAGCGCACGAGGGACTTTCAGTACCGATCGAGCGGATGAGCCGGGTCCTGCCGCCGAATGGACCGAAACCGCCACGGCGGTCGTACCCGTCGAGGCCGAACTCGCACCGCAACTCGCCGTCGCGGCTGCCGCGGCACCAGTCGGCGGTGAAGGCGCACTGACCAGGCTCGGCCCGTTGCCCGCGCTGCGGATCGACCCGAGTTCGGGTCCGATATTGAGCCACTACCGGGAGCTGGCGCTGCAGCGGTACGGGCGGGACGTCACCGCGCCTGGCGCGGAATGGATCACGTGGCCGTGACCGACACCCTGGTACTCCGGTTCGCCGATGTCGGCGTCGCAACCTATGTCAGCCTGCGCGTGGTGGGGCAGCCGCAGCGCTCGGTCACCTGGGTGATCGAGGAACCGCACATGGAGGCGGTGGAGGCCGTACTCAACCCGGCGCTGCCGGATCCGATCGGTACCGAGACGCCGGCCGAGGCGGTCGAACGGGCCGTGGTCACCGGTGCATTCGCCACCCCGGAGTCCGAACTGGAACTGGCCCGGCTGCTCGGTTCGCACCTGATCGGGATCGACGGCTGGCAACTGCTGGCCGATTGCGTCGCCGATGTCCGACCGGTGCTTTTCGTGACGCCGAGCCCGCGGTTGGGCCGGGTGCCCTGGGGTCAGCTGGCGATGCCGGGTCCCGACGGCTTCCGGCTGATGGAGTTGGTGGATGTGCTGATGGCGGTGCCGCCCAACATCGTTCATGCGCCGCGCCACGCCGTCCGTTGGCAGGATCGCCTCGATCGCCCGCCGGTGCTGGTACTGGATCCCCGCATTCCCGGGCAACGGCCGGATTCGGCCCTGGGCTCGGTGCTGGGCCGCCCGTCAGCGCAGACGCCGTTGTCGGAGCACTTCGGTGAGCTGGTGGCCGGCCACGCCGTCCTGCCGAAGGTCGACGCGGCCGTCGAGCTGTTCCGGCGTACCGATACCGACCGGCACTGGTTGGCCGACGCCTGCGCACTGGACCCGAGCCGGCTGCTCTACGTCGGGCACGCCAGCGCCGCTGACGGTGCCGCCGGGCATGCCGATCGGGCGGCCCTGCACTTGGCCGAGAGCGGGCCGCTGACCGCGGGGGAGATGATCGCGACGCAGCTGCCGATCCCGCCACGAGTGGCGTTGCTGGCGTGCGCATCCGGCGGTGACTACCGGTTCGACGAGGCGTCCGGATTGGTTGCCGCGATGATCCTGGGTGGTGCTCAGCTGGTGACCGCGACGCTGTGGTCGCTGCCGACCACGGCCGGGTTCCGTCAATTCAGTCCAGCTGGTGCAGAGGCCGATCCGATGACCGACACCATCGTCGGGGTGGACCTGGCACATCGCGGCGATGACGCGGGTCGGGCGGTGAACCGCTGGCAACGGGTCATGATGCGCCGGTGGCGTGACGGGGACCCGACGGCCAGCCCCTTGCACTGGGCCGCGCTGGCCACGTTCACCGTCGACGGCGCCCGCTGAGTCAGGCCGGGGTCACACAGATCGCCACGACGCTCTCATTGCCCGGACGGTAGTACGCATCGATCAGGTTGCCCGGCGAGACCTTCGCCAGCGCCGATGCCGGGATCAGCGCTCGCTGACGCACCGGGAACTGGCCGCCGCCGCGCCGGCTGACCATCAGGTCGAGCTCGACCTCGCGGTAGTCCTCACGGATGGCCCCGGTGGCCCGCATGCCGGTGACGATTCCGCGCGACCGGGTCCCGGTGCGGATCAGCTCGAGCTGCACCCGGGTCATGAGTCCCTTGCGGACCAGCATGTGGTCGAATTCGGCAACCAGCTCCCCGAGGGTGACCAAACGCTCGTCGGCCTCGTCGTTCCGGCAGACACACCGCGCCCGGCGGGTGGCGGTCAGCGCGGCGCCGGCACAGAACAGGCACAGGACGGTGAGCAGCACGGCCTCGGTCATGTCCCCAAGGGTCCGGCCGAGCGACCACTACCGAACCCAACTTCGACGCCTCTATCCTGGTGCCGGTGAGCATCGGGTCCGAAACGTCTGGGGCGAGCGCGGGCGCCGATTCGGGCGTGGGTGCCGCCCAACCGCGCCGAGCGGTCATCGACCGGGCCTGGCGCGCGCTGGGCCCCGGCGTCGAGGTGTTCAGCGGCGACGATGGCGGGCCGCTGCGCCGGACCGTCAAACGGATCATCGACCCGCTGGTGCTCAGGCTGCGCAGCAACACCCACTATTCGGCACCGGTACTGGCTCCCGAGGTGGCTGCTGAACTGCACGCGCAGATGATGCGCAGCGGGCCACATCTGCGTGCCGCCGCCGGCTGGTTCACCGAGCTCAAACAGCAGCGCCGACGGCTGCGCATCACCACCGGCAATGCCCAGGAGCTCTATTTCCCGGTGTGTTTCGAACTTGCCGTGACCCGAGGCGCGCCGGCCTCAGACAAGACGGACGTTGCGACGGGGGTGCTTGCCGAGCTTCATCAGGGCCGTGACCGTACCGCCACCGAGGCGCTCAACCAGCATGTGGCCGATCCGCATGTCATCGACCGGTTACGTCGCCAACTCGACCGCAGCTGGCATGACGTCGTGGCCTCCGACGCGATCACCGGCCCGTTCTTCGCCGGGCTGGCGACCGTGCTCGGCCCGGCCGACAGCCACCGTGCCGAGGCGGCCCGCCGGCGGGTGTGGTCGGCGCTGGTGGCCGACGCCACGCCGTACAACCTCGGCGCCGGGGTGCGGCACGAGGACGCCGAGCTGCCCTGGTCGCTTGTCGCCGTCGGGCTGAGTTCAGTGCTGCCACAACAGCACCCGTCGATCAATGGCCCGGTCGACGGCGACCGCCCGCTGGACCGCAGCGTGGTAGATCGGGTGCGGGCGACATTGCGCCGGGCACTGGACCGCGACGAACTGCCGGACATCCCGCTGCTGTGCGCAGAGGAGGTGGACCGGTCCTGCGCGCCGTGGGGACTGCTCGCCGAGGACAAGCAGGCCGGGCTTGTGGTCGGCATCGAGGTGGCCACCGACCTGCGCCCGCTCGACGCCTCGGCCACGGGGCGCTACCAGCTGTCGGCGCGCATCCAGGCCCGGCTGGCAAAAGAAGCGTACGTGCTGCATGCCCGCCGCTACCTGGTGGCCGGTGCCGCGGTGCACCCGCGCCAACGGCAAGTCATCGACGATCTCGCCGCCTTCTGCCGCCCCTATCTGAGCCGGCTGTGGGCGCGGTTGCACGGCCGAGATGTCTGGCAGGAGTCTTGCGCGGACGTCGACGAGCTGCGATCACTGCTGGAAGGCGTGGCCAGATCGGTCAGCCTGGATCACCGGCAGCGCATCAAGGCGATGCTGGAAGTGCAGGTGGCAGAGTGATATTGAGTGCAGAGGGCGGGCTGTGGAGCACCGGCCCGGTGGCCGACGATGTGCCTCTGGTCGCGGTACTGGAGGTCAGCGGCGCGGTCCTGTCCTGGGTGGTGGATGGGGGCGCCGGCGAACCACCGTCCATCACGTTCACCGATCCGGAGCGCGCGGACTGGCTGTGGCGAGTGCTCGGCGAGTCGGGTCATGTCGCGCTCCTGGACGCACTGCGCCAGCGGGAGCCGGGACAGCCGCTCGACCTGGCCGGGGTCGAGGTGCTGCCCGGAACGACGGACACCTTGCGGCGGTTGGCGATCGGGCACTGGCTGCGGCGTTGGTGGCCGGCGAGCGACCGGTCCGGCATCGCGGCACTGGAGCGCCCGGTACTCGA from Mycobacterium sp. DL440 includes the following:
- a CDS encoding CHAT domain-containing protein, which encodes MDHVAVTDTLVLRFADVGVATYVSLRVVGQPQRSVTWVIEEPHMEAVEAVLNPALPDPIGTETPAEAVERAVVTGAFATPESELELARLLGSHLIGIDGWQLLADCVADVRPVLFVTPSPRLGRVPWGQLAMPGPDGFRLMELVDVLMAVPPNIVHAPRHAVRWQDRLDRPPVLVLDPRIPGQRPDSALGSVLGRPSAQTPLSEHFGELVAGHAVLPKVDAAVELFRRTDTDRHWLADACALDPSRLLYVGHASAADGAAGHADRAALHLAESGPLTAGEMIATQLPIPPRVALLACASGGDYRFDEASGLVAAMILGGAQLVTATLWSLPTTAGFRQFSPAGAEADPMTDTIVGVDLAHRGDDAGRAVNRWQRVMMRRWRDGDPTASPLHWAALATFTVDGAR